A stretch of DNA from Arachis hypogaea cultivar Tifrunner chromosome 19, arahy.Tifrunner.gnm2.J5K5, whole genome shotgun sequence:
agatgaggccctgttaagtgtgaagacttacagcatccggcgaggggtacagtacaaggtggtgGAGTCCGATCACCGCCGGTATGTGGGTAAGTGTTCCGAGTTCGGGAATggttgcacatggttgattcggctaagtctccggaagcgcaagggcctttgggaggtcaaacggtacaatggcCCTCACACTTGCCTAGCCACATCCATATCAAGTGATCACAGAAGTTTGGATCATTCTGTGATTtcggcgttcattatgccaatggttagggctgacgcatcggttagcatcaaggtgctcctgaacgccacggcagcgcattttggttttaggccgacttacaggagggtttggatggcgaagcagaaggccgttggcctcatctacggtgactgggatgagtcatacagcGAGATACCTAGGTGGGTGTTGGGTGTCcagctgacgatgcctggtactgttgcGGTCCTCAGGACGAGCCCGGTTATAGTTGGAGGACAGGTCGACGACTCTCAAGCTTATTTCCacagacttttctggactttcCCTCCGTGCATCGAGGCATTCCGGCATTGCAAGCCGCTAGTCAGCATTGACGGGACACATCTATATGGtaagtatgggggaacgttgctcattgcgattgcacaggacgggaactccaacattctacctGTCGCATTCGCACTAGTAGAGGGTGAGAATGCGGAGTCGTGGACCTTCTTTCTCTCGCACCTTCGGCAGCACGTGACCCCGCAGCccggtctgctggttatatcggaTAGGCACAACGGCATCAAATCTGCGCTTGAGGCCCCGGACGGAGGTTGGTTACCACCATCTGcgtaccgtgcattctgcatacGACACGTAGCTGCTAATTTCgcccttaccttcaagggcaaagacgctaGGAGGCTTCTCGTGAATGCAGCGTACGCGAAGACTgaggttgagtttgattactggtttgatatactgcggtctgaagacccggcgatgtgtgaTTGGGCGAACCGTATTGATTACTCCTTGTGGACGCAGCATCGCGATGAAGGGaggagattcggtcacatgacgacgaatatctccgagtgtgtgaactcaatcctcaagggtgtaagaaaTCTTCCTGTAGCATCcctggtgaaggcaacatatggCAGGGTGGCCGAACTCTTTGTTCGCAAGGGGCgagaggctgaggcccagatgGGCACCGGACAGCAGTTCAGTCAGCATTTGGTGAAGTGTAtcgaggccaacttgaagacggccaGGTGCTTCACTGTGACGTTGTATGACcgggataactccgagttcaccgtaGCGGAGACCACTCCGACTGGTACTTTCTCCTTGGGTTCTTACCGAGTATCGCTTGCCTCCCGGACATGTGACTGTGGGTACTTTCAGGCGCTTCATTTCCCGTGTCAGCACGCACTTGCATGTTGTGCCTACGCACGTGTGAGTTGGAGCTCCTATGTTCACAGCGTCTATCAGATTAGCTCGGTGTTCAATGTCTATCGGATGGGATTCACACCACCAATCCCGGAGGGCTACTGGCCACCCTACGATGGGCCCACGGTGATTCCGGACCCAAAAAGAAGGCGTGCGAGAGAGGGGAGGCCTAGATCCACAAGGATACGGACGAATATGGATGAGGCAGATCCAAACAGGCCAAAACGGTGTGGCCTTTGTCGCCAACCCGGACACACTAGACGTAGATGCCCACAGGTAGTAGGATCGTCTCAGACAGGGCGAAATTAGTTTCCATGATGTTATTGTTAGTGTTATTTACATTTAAGTTGTCTTGTTAGATGCATTGCTTGACCACGTATGTAACTTGTTGAGATTAATGCATTGAACTTTGGTATTTGTGAGTAGTAATGAATATGTTGTATTCCATTACAACTTATGCTACAGGACTCGTTGATCCTCATTTTAATAACTAAACGAAATCATTATACCTTATCATGTTTCATTTAATACATAAACAGACATAAACAGAGCACTACATAACAAGAGAACTACACCTAACTATCATACATGACTGGAATAGAGGAAAACAAATACATGAAATGTGACTCATCTAAACAGGTGCGAACCAGTACCACAGCGACGTGCTATCCGTGCCCTCTGACCTCGACGGACAAGCGGCTCCTCATCCTCTATCTCGTCATCCTCCTCCTGCGGAGTAGGCTGTACTGGTGGCGCAACACGCAACGGTGCTGCAGACGATGCTGCGATAGAATCTGATGCAGCGGTGAAGGCGGATGTAGGGGTACCTCCAAGACGAAACTGCTGACCAGCGGATGAGGATGGAGGCTCGTTCAGATCAACATCTAAGGGGGCCTGGATCCCTGAGGTCTGGCCAGCTCTGCGGGGGGTCACCTCACCCTGCATGATGGCGGTGATCTCATCTAGGAAGCGTGGACTCCCGAAGTCTCCAACAAACGAGTCTGACCCAACAAAGTCTGCCCACTGTGATCCTGATATGCGCCAAGGTGTACCACCCTGCTCAGCCTGATCATCCGCTGGCACACCAACGAAGTAATCTCCAAGCGGGCCCGCTCCAGGTCCAGGTCCAGCGTCACCAGTGTCAGCCCCGTCACCGAGCCCTGTGCCATACCACTCACCTCCATGACCGCCATCGTGTGTACTAGTACCTCCATCGTGTGTGCATCCTCCAACGTGGCCAGGCTGGTCGTCATCGTCGTCCCCATGGTCAGAACCACTCCTCGCCGTCTGATCCGGCCACCTCCACTGACGCTGGCTCCTCCGTGTCCCTACACCCATCCTCCTCTCAACCCTGCGCCTGTCAGGCACGTCATCCGGCCGATCCATGTCAGGCACACGCCCCGGACCCCGCTGTGAGGCCTCAACTGGTATAGGAACTGATCTCGGATCCCCCAGCTGAGTGTCCGGTGCCAGGAACCTCTTCCCATGCTGACTCCACCACTGAAGGAACTGATGAGACGGTCCAGGGTCGGCAACAACATCGAACCTCAATACACTGTCCTGACGAGCGTCCCAGTATGCATGCCACTTCGGCATGGAAGAGGGGAACCATCGATCACCGCCTCTCCCGTCCTTggacatcagaaagtcgatgttcaAGGCGGGACGCGGAGGGGCCTGTACCCCTCCAAACTGAGGAAGAACACGatctatctgatgccactctatgacaGCAAAGTAGATCAGCGCGGTCACAGAGCGCCACACCGCCATGTGCCGAGGCTCCAAAACCTCCGGGTGCAACACCTGAAGTACATCGGGGCTACTGTACGGCATCCATATAAACTGCAGAACAAACCCACAATTATCAGGGCAACTGTACGAGCCAAGTgtaaaatatttaactaaaagaGCATCAGTTATTAATTAGCATACTAACCTCCCTGGACTGTAACCGGTCTATCCTAAGCCTCCATGCCCGCACTCTCGGACCCTTCTTGCTACCGGAAGGGTTGTAACCTGCCCATCTGCACCATACATATGAGTTACATATACTGATATATGTGTTTACATTATGCAACAGAGTATTAACATACACGCAATTCTGTAAGTCATATTGAAAAAGAATAGGCCCAGTATAGTACCTCGACGCCAAAGGCCAGCTGAAGGCCTCATATCCTGTAGGCCTAAACTGAGGAAACCGCCAAAAGATCCAAGACTGCAGTAGCTGGAGCGGGCCCGCTAACTTCACAACATGTCTGTTTGCCACCctgcacatgcaccggtacaaccaggCCAGTGCTGCCGAACCCCAGCTGTACGTACCCAGCTCCTCCAGCCTCGCTACATATGGAAGCCATCTAATGTGAATCCGGTTGCCAGACTTGTCCGCAAACAGCTGCGTGCCCAgcaacatcatgatgtacgccCGGACATATCGGCGAACAGTCTCATCATCTGCATCCTCAGGGCACTGACCAAAGGTCTCCTGAAACCAGGTGCAGTTCACTGCATACTTCTGAACCTGACTGGGAGGAGGTATAACTCCtagcaactcctggaaccagaCCCAGGGTGGACGGCCGCCATCGATGTATATATGAAACTCTGACAGGCAGCCGCTCACGTAACGGCCATCGACTGGCAAACccagctggtatgccacgtcctggagtgtgatcgtgcactctccgaacggcatatgaaatGTGTGCGTCTCGGGACGCCATCTCTCCACGAATGCACTGACGAGCGCCTCGTCTAGCCGGAACCACCGGtcgttcagccttgcaagatggtatagcCCTGCCATCTGCAAGTATGGAACGTATCTATCATCAAGacgcatgccctgctgccgcctcATGCTCCTAATGCATCGCTCGGGCTGCGCATGAAAAGAAACGCATACTGAGATATATAACTACACAGGTTTTACAGTAAACCGGTTCACATAAACCGGTTTACAGTTAACCGGTTCACATAAACCGGTTTAAAGTAAACCGATTTACATAAACGGGTTTACATAAAACGGTTTCCATAATCCGGTTTACATTAATCATTTCGCTAAATTAAACAGCATAACATCACATGAAAGATAACTAAATGGaaaacaaaccctaaaccacacaacTAAACCGCTAGCATATACCACAATTAACGAGAGCCATTAACAAGAAAGAAATTCAATAAACCGGCTTACTTAAACCACCTAGCATTAAACAACTACCCTAAACCACATATAAAAACCGCTTGCAAAAACCGCTAAcaaaaaccgctaacataaaccaccaacataaaccactaccAAAAACCACTGacttaaaccactaacaaaaaccactaccctaaaccaccaccctaaaccactaacataaaccactaactaaTACCACTAGCTTAAACCACTATCATAAACCACCTATATAATCCCCTCACCTAAACCac
This window harbors:
- the LOC140181982 gene encoding protein MAIN-LIKE 1-like, which gives rise to MRRQQGMRLDDRYVPYLQMAGLYHLARLNDRWFRLDEALVSAFVERWRPETHTFHMPFGECTITLQDVAYQLGLPVDGRYVSGCLSEFHIYIDGGRPPWVWFQELLGVIPPPSQVQKYAVNCTWFQETFGQCPEDADDETVRRYVRAYIMMLLGTQLFADKSGNRIHIRWLPYVARLEELGTYSWGSAALAWLYRCMCRVANRHVVKLAGPLQLLQSWIFWRFPQFRPTGYEAFSWPLASRWAGYNPSGSKKGPRVRAWRLRIDRLQSREFIWMPYSSPDVLQVLHPEVLEPRHMAVWRSVTALIYFAVIEWHQIDRVLPQFGGVQAPPRPALNIDFLMSKDGRGGDRWFPSSMPKWHAYWDARQDSVLRFDVVADPGPSHQFLQWWSQHGKRFLAPDTQLGDPRSVPIPVEASQRGPGRVPDMDRPDDVPDRRRVERRMGVGTRRSQRQWRWPDQTARSGSDHGDDDDDQPGHVGGCTHDGGTSTHDGGHGGEWYGTGLGDGADTGDAGPGPGAGPLGDYFVGVPADDQAEQGGTPWRISGSQWADFVGSDSFVGDFGSPRFLDEITAIMQGEVTPRRAGQTSGIQAPLDVDLNEPPSSSAGQQFRLGGTPTSAFTAASDSIAASSAAPLRVAPPVQPTPQEEDDEIEDEEPLVRRGQRARIARRCGTGSHLFR